The following proteins are encoded in a genomic region of Gimesia algae:
- a CDS encoding DUF1559 domain-containing protein has translation MKALFLKRREGFTLIELLVVIAIIAILIALLLPAVQQAREAARRSSCKNNLKQIGLALHNYHDTFRTFPPATIRRKGAASEWETSMIGWQARILPYMDQAPLFNKINWSVEPGSGGTANTEARNYEIPAYRCPSDPGNRGTTGQSSFGPTNYVTCTANSGGYAAGGSTYQNNGRSVMFLNSKTQIKDIEDGTSNTMLSSECIVGHPYASINATSGTVCTGTANQKQRGFSWFYAQSMYAWSYTTLIGPNSDLMECAQSTGGTALLGSRSKHVGGVHTLFADGRIRFVSENIHLGTWQDLGNKADGNVVGEY, from the coding sequence ATGAAAGCGTTATTTCTGAAGCGTCGCGAGGGATTTACTTTGATTGAGTTGCTGGTGGTCATCGCCATCATCGCGATTCTGATCGCGCTGCTCTTGCCGGCCGTGCAACAGGCACGCGAAGCGGCCCGCCGTTCCAGTTGTAAGAACAATCTGAAGCAGATCGGCCTGGCTTTACACAATTATCACGATACCTTTCGCACCTTCCCGCCAGCGACCATCCGCCGCAAAGGGGCTGCCAGCGAATGGGAAACCAGCATGATCGGCTGGCAGGCCCGCATTCTGCCTTACATGGATCAGGCACCCCTGTTTAATAAAATCAACTGGAGTGTTGAGCCGGGTAGTGGCGGCACTGCCAATACGGAAGCACGGAATTATGAGATTCCCGCCTATCGCTGCCCCAGTGATCCCGGTAATCGCGGAACGACCGGACAGTCCAGCTTTGGTCCCACCAACTATGTCACCTGCACTGCGAACAGCGGAGGATATGCTGCCGGCGGTTCAACCTATCAGAACAACGGTCGTTCGGTCATGTTCCTGAACAGTAAGACACAGATCAAGGACATTGAAGACGGAACTTCGAACACGATGCTGTCCTCCGAGTGTATTGTGGGCCATCCTTATGCCAGCATCAACGCGACTTCCGGTACCGTCTGTACTGGGACTGCGAATCAGAAGCAGCGTGGTTTTTCCTGGTTCTATGCCCAGTCCATGTACGCCTGGAGCTACACCACACTGATCGGTCCCAATTCAGATCTAATGGAATGTGCCCAGAGCACCGGCGGAACAGCCCTCCTGGGCTCACGCAGTAAGCACGTGGGTGGCGTTCATACCCTGTTTGCAGACGGGCGGATTCGCTTCGTCTCTGAGAACATTCACCTGGGGACCTGGCAGGACCTGGGAAATAAAGCGGATGGAAATGTGGTCGGCGAATATTAA
- a CDS encoding ion transporter, translating to MQRLKQIIEDSDTRAGKAFDLVIQAIIIFSLICFSIETLPDLTDASRSLLHFIEILSVIIFTVEYLARVIVASDKSAFIFSFFGIIDLLAILPFYLSTGLDLRSLRSFRLLRLVRILKLARYSAAAKRFHRAFLIAKEELALFLFASMIVLYLAAVGIYHFENPAQPEAFSSVFHSLWWAVSTLTTVGYGDIYPVTAGGKMFTFCILVVGLGIVSIPAGLVASALSKARELED from the coding sequence ATGCAGCGGTTAAAACAGATTATTGAAGACTCAGATACAAGAGCAGGTAAAGCATTTGATCTTGTGATTCAAGCCATCATCATTTTCTCGCTAATCTGCTTCTCCATCGAAACTCTGCCTGACCTTACTGACGCCAGCAGATCGCTACTCCATTTTATTGAAATTCTCAGTGTCATAATTTTTACCGTCGAGTACCTGGCGCGAGTCATTGTCGCCTCTGACAAGTCCGCATTTATCTTCTCATTCTTCGGGATCATTGACTTACTGGCGATACTTCCGTTTTATCTCAGCACAGGATTGGATCTCAGGTCTCTGAGATCATTTCGGTTGCTGCGCCTGGTTCGTATTTTAAAGCTGGCCCGTTACAGTGCTGCTGCAAAGCGATTCCATCGTGCTTTCCTGATCGCCAAAGAAGAGTTGGCTTTATTTCTGTTTGCCAGCATGATTGTACTTTATCTGGCTGCAGTGGGTATTTATCACTTCGAAAATCCTGCTCAACCAGAAGCATTCAGTTCCGTCTTTCACAGTCTGTGGTGGGCGGTTTCTACACTGACAACAGTCGGGTACGGCGATATCTATCCTGTAACTGCTGGTGGTAAAATGTTTACTTTCTGTATTCTTGTCGTGGGTCTGGGCATCGTTTCCATTCCTGCAGGTCTGGTGGCTTCCGCTCTTTCCAAAGCTCGGGAACTGGAAGACTGA
- a CDS encoding DUF1559 domain-containing protein has protein sequence MKTTLLKRRQGFTLIELLVVIAIIAILIALLLPAVQQAREAARRSTCKNNLKQIGLALHNYHDTALTFPSAHVRTVANSWLSSQIGWQARILPYVDQANLYNMIDWSIQPGNTGTENTTAMKEELPVYRCPSDPGSRGTTGQPAYGPTNYVVCSAQYGTFSAGGTDFANNGKSVMFLNSATRIRDITDGTSNTMIASECNVGHPYASANTTSGTVCTGTATQLLRGYTWFWGQAMHMWSYTTLVGPNTDLLECSSGTGGPALMGARSQHTGGVHVLFADGRIQFMSENINLGTWQDLGDKSDGNVIGEY, from the coding sequence ATGAAGACTACCTTACTGAAGCGTCGCCAGGGATTTACTTTGATTGAATTGCTGGTCGTCATTGCCATCATCGCCATTCTGATCGCATTGCTGCTGCCGGCAGTACAACAGGCACGTGAAGCAGCCCGTCGTTCCACCTGTAAGAATAACCTGAAACAGATCGGTCTGGCGCTGCATAATTATCATGATACCGCACTCACGTTTCCGTCCGCACATGTGCGTACCGTCGCGAACAGCTGGCTCTCGAGCCAGATTGGCTGGCAGGCGCGGATTTTACCTTATGTAGACCAGGCGAATCTGTACAACATGATCGACTGGAGTATCCAGCCCGGCAATACCGGAACCGAGAATACGACCGCCATGAAAGAGGAACTGCCTGTCTACCGCTGCCCCAGCGATCCCGGCAGCCGCGGAACAACCGGGCAGCCTGCGTATGGCCCGACCAACTATGTCGTCTGCTCTGCCCAGTACGGCACCTTTTCAGCCGGCGGAACAGATTTCGCCAACAACGGAAAGTCGGTCATGTTCCTGAACAGCGCCACCCGCATTCGCGACATTACCGATGGAACTTCCAATACAATGATCGCATCAGAATGTAACGTGGGTCACCCTTACGCCAGTGCCAATACAACTTCGGGAACCGTTTGCACCGGAACCGCAACCCAACTGCTGAGAGGCTATACCTGGTTCTGGGGACAGGCAATGCATATGTGGAGCTACACCACTCTGGTCGGACCGAACACCGACTTGCTTGAATGCTCCAGCGGAACCGGTGGACCGGCTCTGATGGGAGCGCGCAGCCAGCATACAGGCGGCGTGCATGTGCTCTTCGCGGATGGACGAATTCAGTTTATGTCCGAGAATATCAATCTTGGTACCTGGCAGGACCTGGGTGACAAGTCAGACGGTAATGTGATCGGTGAGTATTAA
- a CDS encoding TIGR01777 family oxidoreductase, which yields MQTTNRVVIAGGSGFLGLNLAEYLVELGNEVVLLSRTQPRREGTWRFLRWDARSVGEWCRELDGAAAIVNLAGRTVDCIKTPDHCDEILRSRVEATEVLGKAVRNIQTPPPVWVQMSTAHRYGDPPECVCDEDSAFGYGLAPFVAREWEAAYARAVLPEMRQVILRTSFVVGRDGGALSRLSKLVRWGLGGTVGSGQQGMSWIHELDMNRLFFRAITEESMQGAYLATAPEPVSNAEFMRALRKALKRPIGLPAASWMVRIGAPLLMRTDPELALYGRYCVSRRLREEGFEFSYSDLESALRDIYGKRK from the coding sequence ATGCAAACGACAAATCGAGTTGTGATCGCCGGTGGCAGTGGATTTCTGGGATTGAACCTGGCTGAATATCTGGTGGAACTGGGCAATGAAGTTGTGCTGCTTTCGCGCACTCAACCTCGACGAGAAGGTACGTGGCGGTTTCTGCGTTGGGATGCCCGCAGCGTGGGTGAGTGGTGCAGGGAACTGGATGGGGCGGCTGCCATTGTGAACCTGGCGGGACGGACCGTGGATTGCATCAAGACTCCCGATCACTGTGATGAAATTCTGCGTTCGCGGGTGGAAGCAACTGAGGTGCTCGGTAAAGCGGTGCGGAACATTCAGACGCCGCCCCCGGTCTGGGTGCAGATGTCGACGGCCCATCGTTATGGAGATCCGCCGGAGTGTGTCTGCGATGAAGATTCTGCCTTCGGATACGGACTGGCCCCGTTCGTGGCACGCGAATGGGAAGCCGCTTATGCGCGAGCGGTGCTGCCTGAGATGCGTCAAGTGATTTTGCGAACCAGTTTTGTCGTCGGCCGTGATGGCGGTGCTTTGTCGCGGCTGAGTAAACTGGTTCGCTGGGGACTGGGAGGCACGGTGGGCAGTGGTCAGCAGGGGATGAGCTGGATTCACGAACTGGATATGAATCGCCTCTTCTTTCGTGCGATCACCGAAGAGAGTATGCAGGGGGCTTATCTTGCGACGGCTCCGGAACCGGTTTCGAATGCCGAGTTCATGCGTGCTTTACGAAAAGCACTCAAGAGGCCGATCGGCCTGCCTGCGGCGAGCTGGATGGTACGGATCGGCGCGCCGCTGTTGATGCGGACCGATCCCGAACTGGCTTTGTATGGCCGCTATTGTGTCTCGCGTCGTCTGCGGGAAGAGGGCTTTGAGTTTTCCTATTCGGATCTGGAATCCGCCCTGCGTGATATCTATGGAAAACGTAAGTAG
- a CDS encoding DUF1559 family PulG-like putative transporter gives MQKPMRGVTLLGITAFAISLLAADQAEKRTFQEPETYEAVRELSQKTAGYRNLQKIGLAMHNYHDLFGQFPSAVVYAPDGKTQHSWRVELLPLLREFVDGAAPFNLKYMDRELYNAAIKECGYDINQSWDSPANLAVLKTMPPVYHHHSDKPDSTESAYYAVVGKGTAFAPGEVTSYMDIKGWPASTLMLVESRSKAPWTKPVDIAYSEDATVPRFGGFTAHGYLVLSCDGGVHFISDSVSSENLRAFISRDQSDNFEIPGIPYRY, from the coding sequence ATGCAGAAACCCATGCGAGGAGTGACGCTGTTGGGGATCACGGCGTTTGCGATATCGTTGCTCGCTGCTGACCAGGCTGAAAAGAGAACATTTCAGGAACCGGAAACGTACGAGGCGGTTAGAGAGCTCTCTCAGAAGACAGCCGGGTACAGGAATCTGCAGAAAATTGGTCTGGCTATGCATAACTACCACGACCTGTTTGGGCAGTTTCCCTCGGCGGTCGTGTATGCTCCGGATGGGAAAACACAGCACAGCTGGCGGGTAGAACTGCTGCCGTTACTTAGAGAGTTCGTTGATGGCGCGGCGCCTTTCAATCTCAAGTATATGGACAGAGAACTGTATAATGCGGCGATCAAAGAGTGCGGTTACGATATCAACCAGTCCTGGGACAGTCCTGCGAATCTGGCGGTTTTGAAAACAATGCCGCCCGTCTATCATCATCACAGCGACAAACCCGATTCCACCGAAAGCGCTTACTATGCTGTAGTGGGAAAGGGGACGGCTTTTGCTCCCGGCGAAGTTACCAGCTATATGGACATTAAAGGCTGGCCCGCTTCAACATTGATGTTGGTGGAATCGCGCAGCAAAGCTCCCTGGACGAAGCCGGTTGATATTGCTTATTCAGAAGACGCCACGGTTCCGCGGTTTGGTGGATTCACTGCGCATGGGTATCTGGTTCTGAGTTGCGATGGCGGCGTGCATTTTATTTCGGACTCCGTCTCCTCCGAGAACCTGCGGGCCTTCATCAGCAGGGATCAGTCGGATAATTTTGAGATTCCTGGTATACCTTATCGGTATTAA
- a CDS encoding DUF2332 domain-containing protein yields MSSRLSEVFFSFAGQECRGISPLYCSLAEAVAADEALLQIAGQAPAGQPVPNLLFAAVQYLLVADPTHPLAEYYATCTAEPKDPTQAFPAFKDFVLSHQREIIELLQTRLVQTNEVRRCAFLLPAFQFALRHYEPRPVALLEIGCSAGLNLLWDRYRYDYDESGDVYGFYGDLSSPVLITAEFCADRPAVLSDPMPTVSERIGVDLNVIDTSLPAEADWLRALIWPEHHWRRCLMDAAIKRRSEFDLDLRNGNGFAQVEEIATEVPLDSLLCIYHTHVANQISQAERESFLKTLNQLGQQRDLVHIFNNLHDALLRLQIYRDGQQSEIPLANTDGHGDWIEWLA; encoded by the coding sequence ATGAGCTCACGTCTGTCGGAAGTCTTTTTTTCCTTCGCGGGACAGGAGTGTCGGGGAATATCGCCTCTGTACTGCAGTCTGGCAGAAGCAGTCGCCGCTGATGAAGCGCTGCTGCAGATCGCCGGTCAGGCTCCCGCGGGTCAGCCGGTTCCGAATCTGCTGTTTGCGGCGGTGCAATATCTACTGGTCGCTGATCCCACTCATCCCCTGGCAGAATACTATGCAACCTGCACTGCGGAGCCAAAAGACCCCACGCAGGCCTTTCCGGCGTTTAAAGATTTTGTACTGAGTCATCAGCGTGAAATCATCGAACTGCTGCAGACACGACTCGTGCAGACCAATGAAGTCCGCCGCTGTGCGTTTCTGTTACCCGCGTTTCAATTTGCCTTGCGGCATTACGAGCCTCGGCCTGTTGCGCTGCTGGAGATTGGCTGCAGTGCCGGCCTGAATCTGCTCTGGGACCGTTATCGGTATGATTACGATGAGAGCGGCGATGTATACGGTTTTTATGGTGATCTTTCCTCGCCCGTACTGATTACAGCGGAGTTTTGCGCAGATAGACCTGCTGTGCTCAGCGATCCGATGCCGACTGTCTCAGAGCGGATTGGCGTTGATCTGAATGTGATTGATACCTCACTCCCTGCGGAAGCTGACTGGCTGAGGGCATTGATCTGGCCGGAGCATCACTGGCGACGATGTCTCATGGATGCCGCGATAAAGCGGCGGTCTGAATTTGATCTTGATCTGCGTAATGGCAACGGTTTCGCACAGGTGGAAGAAATCGCAACAGAGGTCCCTTTGGATTCATTGCTTTGTATCTATCATACGCATGTGGCGAATCAGATTTCTCAAGCGGAACGGGAATCGTTTTTGAAAACGCTGAATCAACTGGGACAGCAGCGCGACCTGGTTCATATTTTTAATAATCTACATGATGCCCTGTTGAGATTACAGATTTATCGGGATGGGCAGCAGAGTGAAATACCATTAGCGAACACGGACGGGCATGGTGACTGGATTGAGTGGCTGGCGTAA